A single Kribbella aluminosa DNA region contains:
- a CDS encoding TrmH family RNA methyltransferase has protein sequence MTVHSFGHPSARPIGAQHPRVRDLLALRKDGSPGRIMVEGTWEHDRLLTTAATIEAFFWCPESGIPDIDRYAGRAAEVYRISEKLLARLSRKSRPDGLISIARVPEWRPQAFRFSDRSLVLVADGVEYAGNLGTLIRTADAANVDCLVLTSRRARPTHPAVYSASRGTVLSTPIVEFDDIPSAAAWLRSHRFRVHLADPAATGTYRVPQYDGPTAFVVGSEGAGLSRAWHDEGFDAVSIPMLGQADSLNVALSAGILLFEARARKEGW, from the coding sequence ATGACTGTGCATTCTTTCGGGCATCCTTCTGCTCGCCCCATCGGCGCGCAGCATCCCCGTGTCCGTGATCTGCTCGCCCTGCGCAAGGACGGTTCGCCCGGCCGGATCATGGTCGAAGGAACGTGGGAACACGACCGCCTGCTGACCACCGCCGCCACGATCGAGGCCTTCTTCTGGTGCCCGGAGTCCGGGATCCCGGACATCGACCGGTACGCCGGCCGCGCGGCGGAGGTGTACCGCATCTCCGAGAAGCTGCTCGCCCGGCTGTCCCGCAAGAGCCGCCCCGACGGCCTGATCTCGATCGCCCGGGTCCCCGAATGGCGGCCGCAGGCGTTCCGCTTCTCCGACCGCTCGCTGGTCCTGGTCGCCGACGGGGTCGAGTACGCCGGCAACCTCGGCACGCTGATCCGTACCGCGGACGCCGCCAACGTCGACTGCCTGGTCCTGACCAGCCGCCGCGCCCGCCCGACGCACCCGGCCGTGTACTCCGCGAGCCGCGGCACGGTGCTGTCGACGCCGATCGTCGAGTTCGACGACATTCCCTCCGCGGCCGCCTGGCTGCGGAGTCACCGGTTCCGCGTCCACCTCGCCGATCCGGCGGCGACCGGGACGTACCGGGTTCCGCAGTACGACGGTCCGACGGCGTTCGTGGTCGGGTCCGAGGGGGCGGGGTTGTCGCGGGCCTGGCACGACGAGGGGTTCGACGCGGTGTCGATCCCGATGCTCGGCCAGGCGGACTCGCTGAACGTCGCGCTGTCCGCCGGGATCCTGCTGTTCGAGGCGCGGGCTCGGAAGGAAGGGTGGTGA
- a CDS encoding GDSL-type esterase/lipase family protein, with product MTFEPGEVVAPSDPRIVLEGQWGHQPGVAITVNSGSRLSFSYAGERVQLLFDTDGLTVAPHLWITVDDTEPSLYLVDEPVIELVAPDGRHQVSVVVKDVNEHANRWNPPFGCAVVFAGLVLDARTVLRLSGRPGGPRMEFYGDSITQGVRSLSEHPESEGADGTTSFAYLTARAFGATAYQVGFGSQGISKPGNGEVPSGVDSFGWNFAGSRAERVEPSDVVVINLGVNDPTLEVEEYAEYVRRVRAAYSATTIVSLTPFSGKHAETIQAAVKTLDDPNLVCVDSTGWITEDDCTDQVHPTVAGHTKIADHLISAVEEHTSLRRRM from the coding sequence GTGACGTTCGAGCCCGGCGAGGTCGTCGCCCCGTCCGACCCGCGCATCGTCCTGGAAGGACAGTGGGGACACCAGCCCGGCGTGGCGATCACCGTCAACTCCGGCTCCCGGCTCTCCTTCTCGTACGCCGGTGAGCGGGTGCAGCTGCTCTTCGACACCGACGGGCTGACCGTCGCGCCGCACCTGTGGATCACCGTCGACGACACCGAGCCTTCGTTGTATTTGGTTGACGAGCCGGTCATCGAGCTCGTAGCGCCCGACGGCCGGCACCAGGTGTCCGTCGTGGTGAAGGACGTCAACGAGCACGCGAACCGGTGGAACCCGCCGTTCGGGTGCGCGGTCGTGTTCGCCGGTCTCGTTCTCGACGCGAGGACGGTATTGCGGCTCAGCGGGCGGCCCGGTGGCCCGCGGATGGAGTTCTACGGCGACTCGATCACGCAGGGGGTGCGGTCGCTGAGCGAGCACCCCGAGTCGGAGGGCGCGGACGGTACGACGTCGTTCGCGTACCTCACCGCCCGCGCGTTCGGCGCCACGGCGTACCAGGTCGGGTTCGGCAGTCAGGGGATCAGCAAGCCGGGGAACGGCGAGGTGCCGTCCGGCGTGGACTCGTTCGGCTGGAACTTCGCCGGCTCGCGGGCCGAACGCGTCGAGCCGTCCGACGTGGTGGTGATCAACCTCGGCGTCAACGACCCGACGCTGGAGGTCGAGGAGTACGCCGAGTACGTCCGCCGGGTGCGGGCGGCGTACTCGGCGACGACGATCGTGTCGCTGACCCCGTTCAGCGGGAAGCACGCGGAGACGATCCAGGCCGCGGTGAAGACCCTCGACGACCCGAACCTGGTCTGCGTCGACTCCACCGGCTGGATCACCGAGGACGACTGCACCGACCAGGTCCACCCAACCGTCGCCGGCCACACCAAGATCGCCGACCACCTGATCTCGGCCGTCGAGGAACACACGTCCCTACGTCGCCGCATGTAG
- a CDS encoding iron chaperone — translation MAGRFETVDEYIASFPPEVRTVLEEVRRTIHSAVPDAGEKVSYQIPTITLDGTALLHFSGWKSHVALYPIPPLDEDLTPYRSGKGTLKFPLSKPIPYDLIARIARAFVAARNSQE, via the coding sequence GTGGCCGGCAGGTTCGAGACCGTGGACGAGTACATCGCGTCGTTCCCTCCCGAGGTGCGGACGGTGCTGGAAGAGGTGCGCCGTACGATCCACTCTGCCGTGCCGGACGCGGGCGAGAAGGTCAGCTATCAGATCCCCACGATCACCCTGGACGGCACAGCCCTGCTGCACTTCAGCGGCTGGAAGTCACACGTCGCCCTCTACCCGATCCCGCCGCTGGACGAGGACCTGACCCCGTACCGCTCCGGCAAGGGCACCCTGAAGTTCCCCCTCAGCAAGCCGATCCCGTACGACCTCATCGCCAGGATCGCCCGCGCGTTTGTTGCTGCGCGCAACAGTCAGGAGTAG
- a CDS encoding DEAD/DEAH box helicase — protein sequence MFDAVFVPADPPRAGRLALYGDLSGETADGSVELVLPRGTAVRRTTVPARLLSVDEVISRLTEPERDASGSWAAWRAAGLAGLVLIGRGRLVPDRSAEGYGAWRVAPLDPIDHAWLRNLGAAMPAYGHALPIAGTRPVRLVEPEQLIRAFWDALADALVRTPAAAVAVRPGAAPFAAVESVALPGTTTWLDETALAEQAGTRLVLRIEPPTPADPLEAEEFRAVLQLRSGLDPSLLVDVADLWNAPAAVLTALGERAETDLLLALRRGARVWPPLGTALRDAAPEDIPIDDAALEELAEGSPELEGAGIEVLWPTELFAGQLALRASVATPAPGAVTGPDFNLNELVAFRWRPTVDDQDLTEAEISALAEAKRPMIRMRGRWIRVDHDVVRRLRDGSTRTLTGAEALGAALTGTIDVDGELVPFDADGSLARLLTRLRTADEPAPFTQPAGLRATLRDYQRRGVAWMAQLAQLGLGGCLADDMGLGKTIQVIALHLQLKGRGPTVVVCPSTLLGNWEREFERFAPDVPTRRYHGPGRTLGDLAADEVVLTTYGVVRQDHRLLGEIAWGLAVADEAQHAKNPLSRTARALRTLPSATRIALTGTPVENRLSELWSILDWSAPGLLGPLDRFRQDVAVPVERFHDEEATARLTRVTRPFLLRRRKSDPGIAPELPQKTEHDVVVPLTTEQATLYQAVAKETLAKIEEASGIARRGLVLSLLTQLKQVCNHPAQFLHEPGPLERRSGKLAALDELLDVILAEGESVLIFSQYVEMCRLIEAHLAARQVRTLFLHGGIGVRKRSEMVEQFQAGAAPVFLLSLKAGGVGLTLTQATHVVHYDRWWNPAVEDQATDRAYRIGQDRPVQVHRLVTENTLEDRIATVINAKRDLADAVVGSGEAWLSELSDTELTELVELSTGPSRSGSASAYNPSAVGKSVAGEADG from the coding sequence ATGTTCGACGCCGTCTTCGTGCCTGCCGATCCGCCGCGCGCGGGTCGGCTGGCGCTGTACGGCGATCTTTCGGGTGAGACCGCTGACGGCAGTGTCGAGCTGGTTCTCCCTCGCGGTACGGCGGTGCGCCGTACGACGGTGCCTGCGCGGCTGTTGTCTGTGGACGAGGTGATCAGTCGTCTGACCGAGCCGGAGCGGGACGCTTCAGGGAGCTGGGCCGCGTGGCGGGCGGCGGGGCTCGCCGGGCTGGTGCTGATCGGGCGCGGGCGGCTGGTGCCGGACCGGAGTGCGGAGGGGTACGGCGCGTGGCGGGTGGCTCCGCTGGATCCGATCGACCACGCGTGGCTGCGGAACCTCGGCGCCGCGATGCCGGCGTACGGTCATGCGCTGCCGATCGCGGGCACCCGCCCGGTCCGGCTGGTGGAACCGGAGCAGCTGATTCGCGCGTTCTGGGATGCGCTTGCCGATGCTCTCGTCCGTACGCCGGCTGCGGCGGTGGCAGTTCGTCCGGGCGCGGCGCCGTTCGCGGCCGTCGAGTCCGTCGCGCTACCCGGAACCACAACCTGGCTGGACGAAACGGCGTTGGCCGAACAGGCAGGCACCCGGCTGGTACTGCGTATCGAGCCGCCCACGCCGGCCGATCCGCTCGAAGCGGAGGAGTTTCGGGCGGTGTTGCAGTTGCGGAGTGGGTTGGATCCGAGCTTGCTGGTGGATGTCGCGGACCTGTGGAACGCGCCCGCCGCCGTACTGACCGCCCTCGGCGAACGCGCCGAGACCGACCTGCTGCTGGCGCTCCGCCGCGGCGCACGCGTCTGGCCACCGCTCGGGACGGCTCTACGGGACGCCGCCCCGGAGGACATCCCGATCGACGACGCCGCGCTCGAGGAACTCGCCGAAGGCAGTCCCGAGCTGGAAGGCGCCGGCATCGAGGTGCTCTGGCCGACCGAGCTGTTCGCCGGGCAACTGGCGCTCCGGGCGAGCGTCGCGACCCCGGCACCCGGCGCCGTCACCGGCCCCGACTTCAACCTGAACGAGCTGGTCGCCTTCCGCTGGCGCCCGACCGTCGACGACCAGGACCTGACCGAGGCGGAGATCTCCGCGCTCGCCGAGGCGAAGCGCCCGATGATCCGGATGCGCGGCCGCTGGATCCGCGTCGACCACGACGTCGTACGCCGGCTGCGCGACGGCTCCACGCGCACCCTGACCGGCGCCGAGGCGCTCGGTGCCGCGCTGACCGGGACGATCGACGTCGACGGCGAACTCGTGCCGTTCGACGCCGACGGTTCGCTGGCCCGGCTGCTCACCCGACTGCGCACGGCCGACGAGCCCGCGCCGTTCACCCAACCCGCCGGCCTGCGCGCCACCCTCCGCGACTACCAGCGCCGCGGCGTCGCGTGGATGGCGCAGCTCGCGCAGCTCGGCCTCGGCGGCTGTCTCGCCGACGACATGGGCCTCGGCAAGACGATCCAGGTCATCGCCCTGCACCTGCAGCTCAAGGGCCGCGGGCCGACCGTCGTGGTCTGCCCGTCGACGCTGCTCGGCAACTGGGAGCGCGAGTTCGAGCGGTTCGCCCCCGACGTACCGACCCGGCGGTACCACGGCCCCGGTCGTACGCTCGGCGATCTCGCCGCGGACGAGGTCGTGCTCACGACGTACGGCGTGGTCCGCCAGGATCACCGGCTGCTCGGGGAGATCGCGTGGGGCCTGGCGGTCGCGGACGAGGCGCAACATGCGAAGAACCCGCTGTCACGTACCGCCCGCGCGTTGAGAACGTTGCCGTCAGCGACCAGGATCGCGCTCACCGGTACGCCGGTGGAGAACCGGCTCTCCGAGCTGTGGTCGATCCTCGACTGGTCGGCGCCCGGGCTGCTCGGCCCGCTGGACCGGTTCCGCCAGGACGTCGCCGTACCGGTCGAGCGGTTCCACGACGAGGAGGCGACCGCGCGGCTGACCCGGGTGACGCGACCGTTCCTGCTGCGCCGCCGGAAGAGCGACCCGGGGATCGCGCCCGAGCTACCGCAGAAGACCGAGCACGATGTCGTCGTACCGCTGACGACCGAGCAGGCCACGCTGTACCAGGCCGTCGCGAAGGAGACGCTTGCGAAGATCGAGGAGGCTTCGGGGATTGCGCGCCGCGGGCTGGTGCTCAGTCTCCTGACGCAGCTGAAGCAGGTGTGCAACCATCCGGCGCAGTTCCTGCACGAGCCCGGTCCGCTGGAGCGACGGTCCGGGAAGCTCGCCGCGCTGGACGAGCTGCTCGACGTGATCCTCGCCGAGGGCGAGTCGGTGCTGATCTTCAGTCAGTACGTCGAGATGTGCCGGCTGATCGAGGCACATCTGGCAGCGCGGCAGGTGCGGACGTTGTTCCTGCACGGCGGGATCGGGGTGCGGAAACGCTCGGAGATGGTGGAGCAGTTTCAGGCGGGCGCGGCGCCGGTGTTCCTGCTGTCGCTGAAGGCCGGTGGTGTGGGGCTGACGTTGACGCAGGCCACGCATGTCGTGCACTACGACCGCTGGTGGAACCCTGCCGTCGAGGACCAGGCGACAGACCGCGCGTACCGGATCGGCCAGGACCGGCCGGTGCAGGTCCACCGGCTCGTCACCGAGAACACGCTGGAGGACCGGATCGCGACGGTCATCAACGCGAAGCGGGACCTCGCGGACGCCGTCGTCGGATCGGGCGAGGCGTGGTTGAGCGAGCTGTCGGACACGGAGCTGACCGAGCTGGTGGAGCTGTCGACCGGGCCGTCGCGGTCGGGGTCCGCGAGCGCGTACAACCCGTCAGCTGTTGGGAAATCCGTGGCCGGTGAGGCCGATGGCTGA
- a CDS encoding zinc-binding dehydrogenase, giving the protein MRAAVVTAFGGPEVIQTREVPDPIPAAGQVLVEVEIADLIFVETAIRRGGHGKFFDVEPPYIPGSNLGGRVRAVGPGVPADWIGKTVVGRPPNFGGHAELAVLTPYVEVPPELDLQTAVAVYGDGFTALMLEQLAPSMTGQNVLITASAGGMGLLLIQLAHKAGAHVIAAARGEQKLALSQAQGADVLIDYSNPSWEKLVLEATNNQGAGIVFEGAGGELGSTAFTVTRDGGWFSAHGAPSGGFATIDPATAERRGITVKGIMDLRADSTTTTVTAHDVLTRAAAGDLRPVIDRTYPLDELPKAHQALESRTLRGKALIRIA; this is encoded by the coding sequence ATGCGTGCAGCAGTGGTGACCGCGTTCGGCGGTCCGGAAGTGATCCAGACCCGCGAGGTACCGGACCCGATTCCGGCTGCGGGACAGGTGCTCGTCGAGGTGGAGATCGCGGACCTGATCTTCGTCGAGACCGCGATCCGGCGCGGCGGCCACGGCAAGTTCTTCGACGTCGAGCCGCCGTACATCCCCGGCAGCAACCTCGGCGGCCGGGTCCGCGCGGTCGGCCCCGGCGTACCGGCGGACTGGATCGGAAAGACCGTGGTCGGCCGCCCGCCGAACTTCGGCGGCCACGCCGAGCTGGCCGTCCTCACACCGTACGTCGAAGTACCGCCGGAGCTCGACCTGCAGACCGCGGTCGCGGTGTACGGCGACGGCTTCACGGCCCTGATGCTCGAGCAGCTGGCGCCGTCGATGACCGGGCAGAACGTCCTGATCACCGCCTCCGCCGGCGGCATGGGCCTGCTCCTGATCCAGCTCGCGCACAAGGCCGGAGCACACGTGATCGCGGCCGCCCGCGGCGAGCAGAAGCTCGCGCTGAGCCAGGCCCAGGGCGCCGACGTACTGATCGACTACAGCAACCCGTCCTGGGAAAAGCTGGTGCTAGAGGCAACAAACAACCAGGGCGCCGGCATCGTCTTCGAAGGCGCCGGCGGCGAACTCGGCAGCACCGCGTTCACCGTCACCAGGGACGGCGGCTGGTTCTCGGCCCACGGCGCCCCCAGCGGCGGCTTCGCCACCATCGACCCGGCCACCGCCGAACGCCGCGGCATCACCGTGAAGGGCATCATGGACCTCCGCGCCGACTCCACGACCACCACAGTCACCGCCCACGACGTCCTGACCCGCGCAGCCGCCGGCGACCTCCGACCCGTCATCGACCGCACCTACCCGCTGGACGAACTCCCCAAAGCCCACCAGGCCCTGGAAAGCCGCACCCTCCGCGGCAAAGCCCTGATCCGGATCGCCTGA
- a CDS encoding GGDEF domain-containing protein has translation MILIGRSNLVPPRQWKLWSLPRPALLYVLGVDAVAVMITVLSAGSTIARGVGRAEWLAFGVLTAASILHLESARGIERRREMAANTSPYTNLKSLWVFAGLLLLPLSLVVALVVISYSYSWIRVYGRTIAHRKVFSAGTFILASAAGAAVLRAGGLLHEPRVPTGPWPLLVVLGAAATWWLVNFALVIGAILLSSPDATARGALGDLADQLVVVAGLGLGVAVAALQASYPWVVPILMVTVLTLHRDLLLPQFQRAAGTDVKTGLATPAYWANAVPAELARAQSLRSTVGLLMLDLDKFKEINDTYGHPAGDQALRAVAESIRAEVRQGDLVARVGGDELAVLLPGASEGEVLEVAGRIRDRLSTLSVAVETASARSTVITGVPASIGAAVYPEVADTMDQLILAADNALLSAKRDGRNKIVTARPGLADRADESVTD, from the coding sequence ATGATTCTGATCGGTCGGAGCAATTTAGTGCCACCCCGGCAGTGGAAGCTCTGGTCGCTCCCCCGTCCCGCGCTGCTGTACGTGCTCGGGGTCGATGCGGTCGCGGTCATGATCACCGTCCTGTCTGCCGGATCGACGATCGCCAGGGGCGTCGGCCGTGCGGAGTGGCTGGCCTTCGGGGTGCTGACCGCAGCGTCCATCCTGCACCTGGAGTCTGCCCGCGGGATCGAGCGCCGACGCGAGATGGCGGCGAACACTTCGCCGTACACGAACCTGAAGAGCCTCTGGGTGTTCGCCGGCCTGTTGCTGCTCCCGCTCAGCCTGGTGGTCGCGCTGGTCGTGATCTCGTACAGCTACTCCTGGATCCGGGTCTACGGCCGGACGATCGCGCACCGCAAGGTGTTCTCGGCCGGCACGTTCATCCTGGCCAGCGCGGCAGGTGCCGCCGTACTGCGGGCCGGCGGCCTGCTGCACGAGCCGCGCGTACCGACCGGCCCGTGGCCGTTGCTGGTCGTGCTGGGCGCAGCAGCGACCTGGTGGCTGGTGAACTTCGCGCTGGTCATCGGAGCGATCCTGTTGTCGTCCCCGGACGCCACTGCGCGTGGTGCGCTGGGCGATCTGGCAGATCAGCTCGTGGTGGTCGCGGGCCTGGGGCTCGGCGTAGCGGTCGCCGCGCTGCAAGCGTCGTACCCGTGGGTGGTTCCGATCCTGATGGTGACCGTGCTCACCCTGCACCGCGATCTGCTGCTGCCGCAGTTCCAGCGGGCGGCGGGCACCGACGTGAAGACCGGTCTGGCCACCCCGGCGTACTGGGCCAACGCAGTGCCGGCCGAGCTCGCCCGGGCGCAGTCGCTGCGCAGCACCGTCGGGCTGCTGATGCTGGATCTCGACAAGTTCAAGGAAATCAACGACACGTACGGACACCCGGCCGGTGACCAGGCACTGCGCGCGGTGGCCGAGAGCATCCGCGCCGAAGTCCGCCAGGGCGATCTGGTCGCACGCGTCGGCGGCGACGAGCTGGCGGTCCTGCTGCCCGGCGCCTCCGAGGGCGAGGTGCTCGAAGTGGCCGGACGGATCCGCGACCGGCTCAGCACGCTGAGCGTGGCCGTGGAGACCGCGAGCGCCCGCAGCACCGTGATCACCGGCGTACCGGCGTCCATCGGCGCGGCGGTCTACCCCGAGGTCGCCGACACGATGGACCAGCTGATCCTTGCCGCCGACAATGCACTGCTGAGCGCGAAGCGGGACGGACGGAACAAGATCGTCACCGCCCGCCCGGGCCTCGCCGATCGTGCCGACGAATCCGTCACCGACTGA
- a CDS encoding DEAD/DEAH box helicase: MAKISTGNEWFRGGNEWFTGTGNEWFQGGNEWFTGGNEWLRKPGNEWLHKPGNEWFRSGNEW; this comes from the coding sequence ATGGCGAAGATCAGCACCGGCAACGAGTGGTTCCGCGGCGGCAACGAGTGGTTCACCGGTACCGGGAACGAGTGGTTCCAGGGTGGCAACGAGTGGTTCACCGGCGGTAACGAGTGGCTCCGGAAGCCGGGCAACGAGTGGCTCCACAAGCCCGGCAACGAATGGTTCCGCAGCGGCAACGAGTGGTGA
- a CDS encoding MFS transporter, which produces MAGGVIERARWRDVFGHAEFRALFLAGVLSVAGDQIARVALSVLVFDRTSSAGLTALTYALTYIPDLLFGPLLSGIADRYPRRTVMIVTDVARAILVAAMAIQALPLIAVILLLLAVQAFGSPFNAARAATLPAVLPGDHYVLGKAANDMVVQFSQVLGFGFGGAVVVAVGTSGGLLLDAATFVLSAALVVFGVQHRPTPNSGQDGHGANAPATSYFRDLAAGFSLVARTPQLRTLVLLATIAGFYVTVEGLAVPYAHEIGHGTTAAGFLLAASPAGAVLGMWLITKWQPEHRLRLLGPLAVLACVPLIFCIDGPSLPLSVALWALSGLASAYHLPTSAAFVQAVPDAQRGQAFGVASTALKSSQGIGILLAGLLADNWSPSVAVGAMGAVGTCAALLAGTAWARARRAATGTAEMPVG; this is translated from the coding sequence ATGGCAGGTGGGGTGATCGAGCGTGCGCGCTGGCGAGATGTGTTCGGGCATGCGGAGTTCCGGGCGCTGTTCCTGGCCGGCGTACTGTCCGTCGCCGGCGACCAGATCGCCCGGGTAGCGCTCTCGGTCCTGGTCTTCGACCGCACTTCCTCGGCCGGCCTGACGGCGCTCACCTATGCCCTCACCTACATCCCCGACCTCCTCTTCGGCCCCCTCCTCTCCGGCATCGCCGACCGCTACCCCCGCCGCACCGTGATGATCGTCACGGACGTAGCCCGCGCCATTCTCGTTGCAGCGATGGCAATCCAGGCCCTCCCACTGATCGCGGTGATCCTGCTGCTGCTCGCCGTGCAGGCGTTCGGCTCACCGTTCAACGCGGCCCGCGCGGCGACGCTGCCCGCCGTACTGCCCGGTGACCACTATGTCCTGGGCAAGGCCGCGAACGACATGGTCGTGCAGTTCAGCCAGGTCCTCGGGTTCGGCTTCGGCGGCGCTGTCGTGGTCGCCGTCGGGACGTCCGGCGGACTGCTGCTGGACGCGGCGACATTCGTGCTGTCGGCCGCTCTGGTCGTCTTCGGCGTGCAGCACCGGCCGACGCCGAACAGTGGCCAGGACGGTCATGGCGCGAATGCGCCAGCGACGAGCTACTTCCGCGATCTCGCGGCCGGATTCTCCCTCGTCGCCCGTACGCCGCAACTGCGGACGCTGGTCCTGCTCGCGACGATCGCCGGCTTCTACGTGACCGTCGAAGGCCTCGCCGTCCCGTACGCGCACGAGATCGGCCACGGCACCACGGCGGCCGGCTTCCTGCTGGCCGCCAGCCCGGCGGGCGCCGTGCTCGGCATGTGGCTGATCACGAAGTGGCAGCCGGAGCATCGCCTGCGGCTGCTCGGGCCGCTGGCCGTCCTTGCCTGCGTGCCGCTGATTTTCTGCATCGACGGGCCGAGCCTGCCGCTGTCCGTGGCGTTGTGGGCGCTGTCCGGTCTGGCGTCGGCGTACCACCTGCCGACCAGCGCTGCGTTCGTCCAGGCAGTGCCGGACGCGCAGCGTGGTCAGGCGTTCGGGGTCGCGAGTACAGCACTGAAGAGCAGTCAGGGGATCGGGATCCTGCTCGCCGGGCTACTCGCCGACAACTGGTCGCCGTCGGTGGCGGTCGGCGCGATGGGGGCCGTCGGTACCTGCGCGGCCCTGCTGGCGGGCACTGCCTGGGCACGTGCCCGCCGGGCCGCGACCGGCACCGCCGAAATGCCGGTCGGATGA